From the Roseibium salinum genome, one window contains:
- a CDS encoding ABC transporter substrate-binding protein: protein MTLKSLFLGGAMGLTLIGTAQAEDKNIHMINCGDNTGAGIPIQAELIKNWEAENPGYKVQVEFVPWGQCQEKSTTLASAGNPPAVAYMGSRTLKQLAANDLIIPVDMTEEEKATYAKPILATITSNGKQWGLPRAFSTKALYWNKDLFKAAGLDPESPPKTWDEMYNAAKAIKEKTDADGFGLAAASFDNTMHQFLNYVYTNGGEVINEEGEIVFNSPNNVEALAFYGKMAEVSQPGPVAYDRAKLRPLFSEGKIGMFISGPWERVRVEDVNWGVAPLPVGPSGGAGTLLITDSLAVFKGSGVEEQALSLAKLLTNPENQMAFEIAEGYTPLRDMAEVKELVKEDPTWQAFLDAIPTGGPEPFVTDYVGLQDTINEAVQGVVLGEVDAAEAVEIAAEQLEEYK from the coding sequence ATGACGTTGAAATCACTGTTCTTGGGTGGAGCCATGGGCCTCACCCTGATCGGCACCGCCCAGGCGGAGGACAAGAACATCCACATGATCAACTGCGGCGACAATACCGGAGCCGGTATTCCGATCCAGGCCGAGCTGATCAAGAATTGGGAAGCGGAGAACCCGGGCTACAAGGTTCAGGTGGAGTTCGTGCCTTGGGGCCAGTGCCAGGAGAAATCCACGACGCTGGCAAGTGCGGGCAACCCGCCGGCCGTCGCCTATATGGGATCGCGCACGCTGAAACAGCTCGCCGCCAATGACCTGATCATCCCGGTCGACATGACCGAGGAGGAAAAGGCGACCTACGCGAAACCGATCCTCGCCACAATCACCTCCAACGGCAAGCAGTGGGGCCTGCCGCGCGCCTTCTCCACCAAGGCGCTCTACTGGAACAAGGACCTGTTCAAGGCAGCCGGGCTCGATCCGGAGAGCCCGCCGAAGACGTGGGACGAGATGTACAATGCCGCCAAGGCGATCAAGGAAAAGACCGATGCCGACGGTTTCGGACTTGCCGCCGCGTCCTTCGACAACACCATGCACCAGTTCCTGAACTACGTGTACACCAATGGCGGTGAAGTCATTAACGAAGAAGGCGAGATCGTCTTCAATTCTCCGAACAACGTCGAAGCCCTGGCTTTCTACGGCAAAATGGCCGAAGTCTCCCAGCCGGGACCGGTTGCCTATGACCGCGCCAAGCTTCGCCCGCTGTTCTCGGAAGGCAAGATCGGCATGTTCATCTCCGGTCCGTGGGAGCGGGTCCGCGTGGAAGATGTGAACTGGGGCGTTGCACCGCTTCCGGTCGGTCCGAGCGGCGGTGCGGGCACCCTCCTGATCACCGACTCGCTTGCCGTGTTCAAGGGATCCGGTGTCGAGGAGCAGGCGCTTTCACTCGCCAAACTGCTGACCAACCCGGAAAACCAGATGGCCTTCGAAATCGCGGAAGGCTACACGCCGCTGCGCGACATGGCGGAAGTAAAGGAGCTGGTGAAGGAGGATCCGACCTGGCAGGCGTTCCTGGATGCCATCCCGACCGGTGGTCCGGAGCCGTTCGTGACCGACTATGTCGGCCTTCAGGACACGATCAACGAAGCCGTCCAGGGTGTTGTTCTGGGTGAAGTCGACGCCGCCGAGGCGGTCGAGATCGCTGCCGAACAGCTCGAAGAATACAAGTAA
- a CDS encoding ABC transporter ATP-binding protein has translation MGELQLRDVRKNYGRMEVIKGVDLDVDHGEFIVFVGPSGCGKSTLLRMIAGLEEITGGDVSIDRKIVNTLPPVKRGIAMVFQSYALYPHMSVYENIAFPLRVERLPNAQVEEKVQAAAAILQLGGRLQHKPGELSGGQRQRVAIGRAIVRQPSVFLFDEPLSNLDAALRAEMRIELAKLHNSLDATMIYVTHDQVEAMTMADRIVVLDQGVISQVGTPLELYHKPQNLFVAGFIGNPKMNFIKVTGKSASEDGIVVTLPNGADVKVGATPDTNVSGRTLTLGLRPEHIHLTEAEAAVKVVPTVVERLGIHTVTHSSLDGSDSVFCGLLPGDAPARVGEELTMGLNGAECHLFDENGHAFERKISTSEIDPTQMHI, from the coding sequence ATGGGCGAGTTGCAGCTGCGCGACGTACGCAAAAACTATGGCCGGATGGAAGTCATCAAGGGTGTCGATCTCGATGTGGACCACGGTGAATTCATCGTATTCGTCGGCCCGTCGGGATGTGGAAAGTCGACCTTGCTGCGCATGATCGCGGGGCTGGAGGAAATTACCGGCGGCGATGTCTCCATCGACAGAAAGATCGTGAACACGCTTCCGCCGGTCAAACGCGGTATCGCCATGGTCTTCCAGTCCTATGCGCTTTACCCGCACATGTCCGTCTATGAGAACATCGCCTTTCCCTTACGCGTCGAGCGATTGCCGAACGCGCAGGTGGAAGAGAAGGTTCAGGCCGCTGCTGCCATTCTGCAACTGGGCGGCCGCCTGCAGCACAAGCCGGGCGAACTGTCGGGAGGGCAGCGCCAGCGGGTTGCAATCGGCCGCGCGATCGTGCGCCAGCCGTCGGTGTTCCTGTTCGATGAACCGCTCTCGAACCTCGATGCAGCGCTTCGGGCGGAAATGCGCATCGAGCTTGCCAAACTGCATAACAGTCTCGACGCGACGATGATCTACGTCACCCACGACCAGGTGGAAGCCATGACCATGGCGGACCGGATCGTGGTGCTGGATCAGGGTGTCATATCCCAGGTCGGTACGCCGCTCGAGCTGTATCACAAGCCGCAGAACCTGTTCGTCGCCGGCTTCATCGGCAATCCGAAAATGAACTTCATCAAGGTGACCGGCAAATCCGCGTCGGAAGACGGCATCGTCGTCACCTTGCCCAATGGCGCCGACGTGAAGGTAGGTGCGACACCTGACACCAACGTTTCCGGCCGGACGCTCACGCTCGGCCTGCGCCCGGAGCACATTCACCTGACGGAGGCGGAAGCCGCGGTCAAAGTCGTGCCGACAGTTGTTGAGCGGCTCGGCATACATACCGTGACCCATTCCTCCCTCGACGGCAGCGATAGTGTCTTTTGCGGGTTGCTGCCTGGCGATGCGCCGGCACGCGTTGGCGAAGAGCTGACCATGGGTCTGAACGGTGCCGAATGCCATCTCTTCGACGAGAACGGCCATGCCTTCGAGCGGAAAATCTCAACCTCCGAAATCGATCCGACCCAAATGCATATCTGA